A genome region from Anopheles stephensi strain Indian chromosome 2, UCI_ANSTEP_V1.0, whole genome shotgun sequence includes the following:
- the LOC118507572 gene encoding AN1-type zinc finger protein 6 isoform X1, with translation MERESNAMQPMCRSGCGFYGNPTQDGLCSVCYKDLLRKKQQPPVSSTPSSNNAPQPPASGQSVTASSISSIRPVVTPQSFANSIGSISTTTTSASASASAASPSASSCAASANNPVVSATYTAQPTVHSALFCSDKDDASISSENGIVHTVDDNLSDNSIGEEDDSLDEEDDYFYEIELINETASALGKEQQVLDAEQHDLLFGTDTLSDEDEMKESSRVMFNVSFDYESSDEAAGHSCTRSHEPNIETLPVQNTKPITAVPGEVSNVRKRKINSEDSGSLGGHSNNSSIADNEDKDGDKDDAKKKKNRCATCRKKVGLTGFECRCGGLFCAIHRYSDKHECSFDYRELGAAEIRRNNPVVVGEKIQKI, from the exons ATGGAGCGCGAATCAAATGCAATGCAGCCGATGTGTAGATCTGGATGTGGATTCTACGGTAATCCGACACAGGATGGATTATGTTCAGTTTGCTACAAA GACTTGCTCAGAAAGAAGCAACAGCCACCGGTTAGCAGTACGCCTTCCAGCAACAATGCACCTCAACCACCTGCATCTGGCCAGTCGGTAACAGCGTCCTCAATTAGCAGCATCCGTCCCGTCGTGACACCGCAAAGCTTTGCCAACAGCATTGGTAGTATCAGCACAACAACCACATCAGCCTCTGCTTCAGCATCGGCCGCATCGCCCTCGGCGTCGTCCTGTGCCGCTTCCGCCAACAATCCGGTAGTCTCCGCTACCTACACAGCACAACCTACCGTGCACAGTGCCCTATTCTGCTCGGACAAGGAT GATGCAAGTATATCTTCCGAAAATGGTATAGTCCACACAGTTGATGATAACTTATCCGATAATAGTATTGGTGAAGAAGACGACAGTCTTGATGAAGAAgatgattatttttatgaaattgaATTGATCAACGAAACTGCTTCCGCTTTGGGCAAAGAGCAACAGGTGTTGGATGCCGAACAGCACGATTTATTGTTTGGCACAGATACTCTCAGTGATGAGGATGAGATGAAAGAATCATCGCGGGTGATGTTTAACGTTTCGTTTGATTATGAATCGTCTGATGAAGCAGCAGGACATTCTTGCACTCGAAGCCATGAACCCAACATCGAAACACTGCCGGTGCAGAACACAAAACCCATTACGGCTGTGCCGGGTGAGGTGTCGAATGTTAGAAAACGG aaaattaACTCTGAGGACAGTGGTAGCCTTGGTGGACATAGTAATAACAGTTCCATAGCTGATAACGAAGACAAAGATGGTGATAAGGACGatgccaagaagaagaaaaaccgttGTGCAACTTGCCGTAAGAAAGTAGGATTAACCG GATTCGAGTGCCGGTGTGGAGGACTGTTCTGCGCGATACATCGATACAGCGACAAGCACGAATGTTCGTTCGATTACCGGGAACTCGGTGCTGCAGAAATTAGGCGTAATAATCCCGTCGTGGTTGGCGAAAAGATTCAGAAAATTTGA
- the LOC118507572 gene encoding AN1-type zinc finger protein 6 isoform X2 yields MERESNAMQPMCRSGCGFYGNPTQDGLCSVCYKDLLRKKQQPPVSSTPSSNNAPQPPASGQSVTASSISSIRPVVTPQSFANSIGSISTTTTSASASASAASPSASSCAASANNPVVSATYTAQPTVHSALFCSDKDKINSEDSGSLGGHSNNSSIADNEDKDGDKDDAKKKKNRCATCRKKVGLTGFECRCGGLFCAIHRYSDKHECSFDYRELGAAEIRRNNPVVVGEKIQKI; encoded by the exons ATGGAGCGCGAATCAAATGCAATGCAGCCGATGTGTAGATCTGGATGTGGATTCTACGGTAATCCGACACAGGATGGATTATGTTCAGTTTGCTACAAA GACTTGCTCAGAAAGAAGCAACAGCCACCGGTTAGCAGTACGCCTTCCAGCAACAATGCACCTCAACCACCTGCATCTGGCCAGTCGGTAACAGCGTCCTCAATTAGCAGCATCCGTCCCGTCGTGACACCGCAAAGCTTTGCCAACAGCATTGGTAGTATCAGCACAACAACCACATCAGCCTCTGCTTCAGCATCGGCCGCATCGCCCTCGGCGTCGTCCTGTGCCGCTTCCGCCAACAATCCGGTAGTCTCCGCTACCTACACAGCACAACCTACCGTGCACAGTGCCCTATTCTGCTCGGACAAGGAT aaaattaACTCTGAGGACAGTGGTAGCCTTGGTGGACATAGTAATAACAGTTCCATAGCTGATAACGAAGACAAAGATGGTGATAAGGACGatgccaagaagaagaaaaaccgttGTGCAACTTGCCGTAAGAAAGTAGGATTAACCG GATTCGAGTGCCGGTGTGGAGGACTGTTCTGCGCGATACATCGATACAGCGACAAGCACGAATGTTCGTTCGATTACCGGGAACTCGGTGCTGCAGAAATTAGGCGTAATAATCCCGTCGTGGTTGGCGAAAAGATTCAGAAAATTTGA